The Acidimicrobiales bacterium genome segment GCAAACGACCCGATCGGAGAGCACCATGACCGGAACCCTCGCATCGCCGGCGCCCGGCCTGCACGCCGTGGCCGCCCGCGCCGAGGGCGCCACCAAGCGCTACGGCTCTGGGGCCACCGCCGTGACTGCGCTCGACGACGTGACGGTCGGGTTCGCAGCCCAGGAGTTCACCGCCATCATGGGCCCGAGCGGGTCGGGCAAGAGCACGCTCATGCACGTCATGGCCGGGCTCGACACCCTCACGTCGGGCCGGGTGTTCGTGGGGGACACGGACCTGTCGGCTCTCGACGACCGCCGCCTCACCCAGCTGCGGCGGGACAGCATCGGGTTCATCTTCCAGTCCTACAACCTGGTGCCCACGCTGACCGCGCTGGAGAACATCACCCTCCCCTCCGCCCTGGCCGGCCGCAAGCCGGACGCGGCGTGGCTCGACTCCGTGATCGCCACCGTGGGTCTCGGCGACCGCCTGAGCCACCGGCCGAGCGAGCTCTCCGGCGGCCAGCAGCAGCGCGTGGCCGTGGCCAGAGCGCTGGCCGGTAGGCCGGCGATCATCTTCGGCGACGAGCCCACTGGCAATCTCGACTCTCGTGCCGGTGCCGAGATCCTCGACTTCATGCGCCGGGCCGTGGCCGACCTCGGCCAGACCATCGTGATGGTCACCCACGACCCGGTCGCCGCCAGCTACGCCCAGCGGGTGGTGTTCCTCGCCGACGGACGCATCGTCGACGAGATGGAAGCCCCCACGGCCGAGCGCGTGCTCGACCGGCTCAAGAGCTTCGGCGAGTAGGCGCCATGTTCCGC includes the following:
- a CDS encoding ABC transporter ATP-binding protein codes for the protein MTGTLASPAPGLHAVAARAEGATKRYGSGATAVTALDDVTVGFAAQEFTAIMGPSGSGKSTLMHVMAGLDTLTSGRVFVGDTDLSALDDRRLTQLRRDSIGFIFQSYNLVPTLTALENITLPSALAGRKPDAAWLDSVIATVGLGDRLSHRPSELSGGQQQRVAVARALAGRPAIIFGDEPTGNLDSRAGAEILDFMRRAVADLGQTIVMVTHDPVAASYAQRVVFLADGRIVDEMEAPTAERVLDRLKSFGE